A DNA window from Thiobacillus denitrificans ATCC 25259 contains the following coding sequences:
- a CDS encoding OmpP1/FadL family transporter, which yields MKDILKRSATAALVVLAAPSAYATNGYFLPGFGVKSQGAGGVGIAVQADALSQAANPANATQTGMRVDLGLSLFNPERKSKTGPESPASEGGFGFNAESQSGNRLYLMPDMAFTMPVNERLSVGVAVVGNGGMNTTYKENIFASPGLAPLAAAAGIAGSQPDSSLGVDLMQVIAPVTAAYKLSDQHSIGASINLAAQRFKANGIGQFAFFGISSDPEHMTNQGYDYSYGAGVRLGWLGKFANDRVSLGATWASKTYMTKLDKYRGLFAEQGDFDIPETYGMGLAVKATETLTVAADVVRIKYSDVAAIGNPGPGTATGSGVSQSEILLLALSPSAAGKLGNDEGMGFGWKDMTVYKLGLIYAATPDLTLRLGYNYGKTPVRNDQLVFSALAPGIVERHYSLGFTKKIKGEIDWELSGTYMYVANNTQEGCAQAVVDCVSFSMHQHVLGVGFGVQY from the coding sequence ATGAAAGATATATTGAAGCGATCTGCTACTGCGGCCCTCGTAGTCCTCGCCGCTCCGTCGGCCTATGCGACCAATGGCTATTTCTTGCCAGGCTTCGGCGTTAAATCCCAAGGGGCGGGCGGTGTTGGCATCGCTGTGCAGGCCGACGCGCTGTCTCAGGCGGCAAACCCAGCCAACGCTACACAAACGGGAATGCGCGTGGACCTCGGGTTGTCCCTTTTCAATCCTGAACGTAAGTCAAAGACCGGCCCGGAGTCGCCAGCTTCAGAAGGGGGGTTTGGATTCAATGCGGAATCGCAAAGCGGAAATCGCCTCTACTTGATGCCCGACATGGCGTTCACCATGCCGGTGAATGAACGCTTGAGCGTCGGCGTCGCGGTTGTTGGAAACGGAGGTATGAACACAACTTATAAGGAAAATATCTTTGCATCTCCTGGGCTCGCCCCGTTGGCAGCGGCAGCCGGCATCGCGGGGTCGCAGCCTGATTCATCGTTAGGCGTCGACTTGATGCAAGTTATCGCCCCGGTGACTGCTGCGTACAAGTTATCGGACCAGCATAGCATCGGAGCGTCAATCAATTTGGCTGCGCAACGGTTTAAGGCAAACGGCATAGGCCAGTTCGCCTTCTTCGGAATCAGTTCTGATCCCGAACACATGACAAATCAGGGCTACGACTATTCTTACGGAGCCGGGGTGCGTTTGGGATGGCTCGGAAAATTCGCGAACGACCGGGTCTCGCTGGGGGCGACTTGGGCCTCAAAAACTTATATGACCAAGCTCGATAAATATCGAGGGCTATTCGCCGAGCAGGGCGATTTTGATATTCCGGAAACCTATGGGATGGGTCTCGCAGTTAAAGCGACTGAAACTCTGACGGTCGCGGCGGACGTCGTTAGAATCAAGTACAGCGATGTTGCTGCGATCGGGAACCCGGGGCCCGGCACGGCGACAGGGTCGGGCGTCTCCCAATCGGAAATCCTATTACTCGCTCTCAGCCCTTCAGCGGCCGGGAAGCTTGGGAATGACGAAGGCATGGGTTTTGGCTGGAAGGACATGACTGTCTATAAGCTAGGGCTCATATATGCCGCAACACCGGATCTGACCCTCCGATTGGGGTACAACTACGGGAAGACGCCGGTTCGCAATGATCAGCTAGTCTTTAGCGCGCTTGCGCCAGGCATTGTCGAGCGCCATTACTCCCTAGGGTTTACCAAGAAAATAAAAGGCGAAATAGACTGGGAGCTCTCAGGTACCTATATGTACGTCGCCAACAATACCCAAGAGGGATGCGCTCAGGCTGTTGTCGATTGCGTGTCATTTAGCATGCACCAACACGTTCTGGGCGTGGGCTTCGGCGTGCAATACTGA
- a CDS encoding CAAX prenyl protease-related protein encodes MSAIFVRSLPFGLYIGLLVLEGVLRDYATGFDVRWLYPIKAGIVALALVVLWRHYAELHKYGLRSKHVLLSLAVGIVVLVLWVNLDAGWMLLGEAGEGYDPRGAEGRIDWLLVAFRIAGAALVVPIMEELFWRSFLQRWLQQSDFLALDPGRVGVKALLIASALFAVEHIQWFAGLIAGLAYGWLYIHTRNLWAPVVAHATTNGLLGAYVVTTEQWRFW; translated from the coding sequence ATGTCTGCCATATTTGTCCGCAGCCTGCCGTTTGGCCTGTATATCGGACTGCTCGTCCTCGAAGGCGTGCTCCGCGATTACGCGACCGGCTTCGACGTGCGCTGGCTATATCCCATCAAGGCGGGGATCGTAGCGCTCGCCCTTGTCGTGCTGTGGCGCCATTACGCCGAACTCCATAAATATGGCCTGCGCTCCAAGCATGTGCTTTTGTCGCTCGCCGTCGGCATCGTCGTCCTGGTGCTGTGGGTCAACCTCGATGCCGGATGGATGTTGCTCGGCGAAGCAGGCGAGGGGTACGACCCGAGGGGCGCCGAGGGTCGCATCGACTGGCTGCTCGTCGCGTTCCGCATCGCGGGCGCCGCGCTCGTGGTGCCGATCATGGAGGAGCTGTTCTGGCGCTCGTTCCTTCAGCGCTGGCTGCAGCAGTCCGATTTCTTGGCGCTCGATCCGGGCCGGGTCGGCGTGAAGGCGCTCTTGATAGCGAGCGCGCTATTCGCAGTGGAGCATATTCAGTGGTTCGCTGGATTGATCGCAGGTCTGGCTTACGGCTGGCTGTATATCCATACGCGCAACCTGTGGGCCCCCGTTGTCGCGCACGCGACAACCAACGGCTTGCTGGGTGCCTATGTCGTTACGACGGAGCAGTGGAGGTTTTGGTGA
- a CDS encoding EpsD family peptidyl-prolyl cis-trans isomerase: MQHIKKAYVSLVLAALVTGCGDKKEEAAADKPASQVAAKVNGTELTVHQVNYALQRIPNLDKDQAKPASLQVVRNLVDQELVVQRALEEKLDRDPRVVQAVDSARRQILAEAYMARKLGTPSEPSDGEISEYFNSHPEMFAQRKIYRLQEVSIQAPKEKHDAIRKQLEASKTLNDFLAWLKAENLPAKVGQAVKPAEQLPAAVLPKLAQMPNGQALVANAPNGLLVLVVADSQAQPVTLEQAKPAIARALQAETRQKAAKAELDALKANAKIEYVGEFADAGTETTAAAAQPAAAKAAAPAADADADAISKGISGL; this comes from the coding sequence ATGCAACATATTAAAAAGGCGTATGTATCCTTGGTGTTGGCCGCGCTCGTTACTGGCTGTGGAGACAAGAAGGAGGAGGCCGCCGCCGACAAGCCAGCGTCGCAGGTCGCAGCTAAGGTCAATGGCACCGAGCTAACGGTGCACCAAGTGAACTATGCGCTTCAGCGCATTCCCAATCTCGACAAGGATCAAGCCAAGCCGGCGTCGCTCCAGGTGGTGCGTAACTTGGTCGATCAGGAACTGGTTGTGCAGAGAGCGCTCGAGGAGAAGCTGGACCGCGATCCGCGGGTTGTTCAAGCCGTGGACAGTGCGCGCCGCCAGATCCTCGCCGAGGCCTATATGGCCCGTAAGCTCGGCACGCCGAGCGAGCCGAGCGACGGGGAGATCTCGGAGTACTTCAACAGCCACCCCGAGATGTTCGCGCAGCGAAAGATCTACCGCCTGCAGGAAGTCTCGATCCAGGCGCCAAAGGAAAAGCACGACGCGATCCGGAAACAACTTGAGGCGTCGAAGACGCTTAATGATTTCCTGGCGTGGCTCAAGGCTGAAAATCTCCCGGCGAAAGTGGGGCAGGCCGTGAAGCCCGCGGAGCAGTTACCTGCCGCCGTGCTGCCGAAGTTGGCGCAAATGCCGAACGGGCAGGCGCTCGTCGCCAACGCCCCTAACGGGCTTCTGGTTCTCGTCGTCGCCGATTCCCAGGCCCAGCCTGTCACGCTCGAGCAAGCCAAGCCGGCGATTGCCCGCGCGCTTCAGGCCGAGACGCGGCAAAAAGCGGCGAAGGCTGAGCTCGACGCGCTCAAGGCGAACGCCAAGATCGAATACGTCGGTGAATTTGCCGATGCGGGCACGGAAACCACCGCGGCGGCCGCGCAGCCGGCCGCTGCCAAGGCAGCCGCTCCGGCTGCCGACGCCGACGCCGACGCGATCAGCAAGGGCATTTCGGGTCTGTGA
- a CDS encoding FxDxF family PEP-CTERM protein encodes MKFAITKMAAGLVLAGFATVASAVPTAITSMTVTGGTFSMNGGAADSFIAANIDPAFDVVGGYGTVNLNAPTSGLFNFGVFGPVSVFTGPGSTTPFGGSSIAPGGPVPSGTAELGGALNIDMSSWTAYWNGNYFNQGAAGVTGTVDAAGNYTMSWTSTISGGPFDGSTGGWTVNGTLAVAPIPEASTYGMMLAGLGLVGFAVRRRKLVA; translated from the coding sequence ATGAAATTCGCAATTACTAAAATGGCCGCCGGACTGGTACTCGCAGGTTTTGCCACTGTTGCAAGTGCGGTCCCGACCGCCATTACGTCGATGACCGTTACGGGCGGCACATTCTCAATGAATGGCGGCGCCGCGGACTCGTTTATCGCGGCGAATATCGATCCCGCCTTTGACGTTGTCGGCGGGTACGGCACTGTGAACCTCAATGCCCCGACCAGCGGCCTTTTCAACTTCGGTGTCTTCGGCCCGGTGTCGGTGTTCACCGGTCCGGGTTCCACGACGCCTTTCGGTGGGTCTTCGATCGCCCCGGGCGGCCCCGTGCCGAGCGGAACGGCCGAACTCGGCGGCGCGCTGAACATTGACATGTCGTCTTGGACTGCTTACTGGAACGGGAACTACTTTAACCAAGGCGCAGCAGGCGTGACCGGAACGGTCGATGCCGCCGGTAACTACACGATGTCTTGGACGTCGACCATTAGCGGCGGCCCCTTCGATGGCTCCACCGGCGGCTGGACGGTTAACGGGACGCTGGCCGTTGCGCCGATTCCTGAGGCGTCGACCTACGGCATGATGCTCGCCGGCTTGGGTTTGGTGGGATTTGCGGTTCGTCGTCGTAAGTTGGTTGCTTGA